One genomic window of Novosphingobium aureum includes the following:
- the pepN gene encoding aminopeptidase N codes for MDIASRPAEPAENTQIADAAPPPAAPPVIRREDYLPPAWLIPEIALDFALGLDETVVVSKLSVRRNPDGNGTATLRLNGDQIAPRAVTVDGTALNDWKLDGPDLLIELAGDAHEVAIETVLNPAANSQLMGLYASNGMLCTQCEAEGFRRITFFPDRPDVLSTYSVRMSGDKATFPILLANGNCTAEGEGEDGTHWAEWHDPWPKPSYLFALVAGELVANHATFTTMSGRRVDLNVWVRPGDEGRTQHAMDSLIASMKWDEETFGREYDLDLFNIVAVSDFNMGAMENKGLNVFNTRYVLADPDTATDADYDAVEGVIGHEYFHNWSGNRVTCRDWFQLSLKEGFTVLRDQLFSADMGSEPVKRIEDVRVLRIAQFPEDSGPLAHPIRPDSYQEISNFYTATVYNKGAEVIRMMRTMAGEEAFRKGTDLYFERHDGTAATCEDFVKAIEDGTGLDLARFRLWYSQAGTPQVSARLEHDGRIARLALTQTVPATPGQPEKAPMPIPLRIALFDRDTGTHAGEHLVILDGDEGSFAFEGFDKPPVLSINRGFSAPVAIEMEREDEDLVFLAANDDDPFARYEAMQSLVLQHLVAAVGGGLDEARRASGRAAIGRAMKAIVTDPELDDLMRGELMILPAESYLAEQLLVSDPGVIHAEREALKAWLGLELADELKALHDRISAVPYSRDAAARGARKLKTQALVLIASGDAGEGAARAIAQYRKADNMTDRQGAVMVLAGLDCPEREEALADFLARYEGNALVIDKWFSLQAGSFHPRVLEQIHALAQHDEFRMSNPNRVRSLYMAAAVNPQAFHDASGAGYAMIGELIRKLDPINPQTAARFVPALGRWRRVEPGRAAMMRAELEKIAAVPSLSRDVREQVTKSLG; via the coding sequence ATGGATATCGCCAGCAGACCCGCCGAACCCGCAGAGAACACCCAGATCGCCGACGCCGCGCCGCCGCCTGCCGCGCCGCCGGTGATCCGCCGAGAGGATTACCTGCCCCCGGCCTGGCTGATTCCCGAGATCGCGCTCGACTTCGCGCTGGGCCTCGACGAGACGGTGGTCGTCTCGAAGCTCTCGGTGCGGCGCAATCCGGATGGCAACGGCACCGCGACCCTGCGCCTCAACGGCGACCAGATCGCGCCGCGCGCGGTCACTGTTGATGGAACCGCGCTCAATGACTGGAAGCTCGACGGCCCTGACCTGCTGATCGAACTGGCGGGCGATGCGCACGAGGTCGCCATCGAGACCGTGCTCAACCCGGCGGCCAACAGCCAGCTCATGGGCCTCTATGCCTCGAACGGCATGCTGTGCACCCAGTGCGAGGCCGAGGGCTTCCGCCGCATCACCTTCTTCCCCGACCGCCCCGACGTGCTTTCCACCTATTCCGTGCGCATGAGCGGCGACAAGGCTACCTTCCCGATCCTGCTCGCCAACGGCAACTGCACGGCCGAGGGTGAGGGCGAGGACGGGACGCACTGGGCCGAGTGGCACGATCCCTGGCCCAAGCCGAGCTACCTCTTCGCGCTCGTCGCGGGCGAACTGGTCGCCAACCATGCGACTTTCACCACGATGAGCGGGCGCCGCGTCGACCTCAACGTCTGGGTGCGCCCGGGCGACGAGGGCCGCACCCAGCACGCGATGGATTCGCTGATCGCCTCGATGAAGTGGGACGAGGAGACCTTCGGGCGCGAATACGACCTCGACCTGTTCAACATCGTTGCCGTGTCCGACTTCAACATGGGCGCGATGGAGAACAAGGGGCTCAACGTCTTCAATACCCGCTATGTGCTGGCCGACCCCGACACCGCGACCGATGCCGACTACGACGCGGTCGAAGGCGTGATCGGGCACGAATACTTCCACAACTGGTCGGGCAACCGCGTGACCTGCCGCGACTGGTTCCAGCTTTCGCTCAAGGAAGGCTTCACCGTGCTGCGCGATCAGCTGTTCAGCGCCGACATGGGCTCCGAACCGGTCAAGCGCATCGAGGACGTGCGGGTGCTGCGCATTGCCCAGTTCCCCGAGGACTCTGGCCCGCTCGCCCATCCGATCCGTCCGGATTCCTATCAGGAAATCAGCAACTTCTACACAGCGACCGTCTACAATAAGGGCGCCGAGGTGATCCGCATGATGCGCACCATGGCGGGCGAGGAGGCCTTCCGGAAGGGGACCGACCTCTACTTCGAGCGCCACGACGGCACGGCCGCGACCTGCGAGGACTTCGTCAAGGCAATCGAAGACGGCACCGGGCTCGATCTCGCGCGCTTCCGCCTGTGGTATTCGCAGGCCGGGACCCCGCAGGTCAGCGCAAGGCTCGAGCATGACGGGCGCATCGCCCGGCTGGCGCTGACCCAGACCGTCCCCGCGACCCCGGGGCAGCCCGAGAAGGCGCCGATGCCGATCCCGCTGCGCATTGCCCTGTTCGACCGCGATACCGGCACGCATGCGGGCGAGCACCTCGTGATCCTCGACGGCGACGAAGGCTCGTTCGCTTTCGAGGGCTTCGACAAGCCCCCGGTCCTCTCGATCAACCGCGGCTTCTCGGCCCCGGTCGCGATCGAGATGGAGCGCGAGGACGAGGACCTCGTGTTCCTCGCCGCCAACGACGACGATCCCTTCGCCCGCTACGAGGCGATGCAGAGCCTCGTGCTCCAGCATCTCGTCGCGGCGGTCGGCGGCGGCCTCGACGAGGCGCGTCGCGCCAGTGGCCGCGCGGCTATCGGCCGGGCGATGAAGGCGATCGTCACCGATCCCGAGCTCGACGACCTGATGCGCGGCGAGCTGATGATCCTGCCCGCCGAGAGTTACCTCGCCGAGCAGCTGCTGGTTTCCGACCCGGGCGTGATCCACGCCGAGCGCGAGGCGCTCAAGGCCTGGCTCGGGCTCGAGCTCGCCGACGAGCTCAAGGCGCTCCACGACCGGATCAGCGCGGTGCCCTATTCGCGCGATGCCGCCGCGCGCGGCGCGCGCAAGCTCAAGACCCAGGCGCTGGTCCTGATCGCGAGCGGCGATGCCGGGGAAGGCGCGGCCCGTGCCATCGCGCAATACCGCAAGGCCGATAACATGACCGACCGCCAGGGCGCGGTCATGGTGCTCGCCGGGCTGGACTGTCCCGAACGCGAGGAGGCACTGGCCGATTTCCTCGCGCGCTACGAGGGCAACGCGCTGGTCATCGACAAGTGGTTCTCGCTCCAGGCGGGCTCTTTCCACCCGCGCGTGCTCGAGCAGATCCACGCGCTCGCCCAGCACGACGAGTTCCGCATGTCGAACCCCAACCGCGTGCGCTCGCTCTACATGGCAGCGGCGGTCAATCCGCAAGCCTTCCACGATGCCAGCGGAGCGGGCTATGCGATGATCGGCGAGCTGATCCGCAAGCTCGATCCGATCAATCCGCAGACCGCCGCGCGCTTCGTGCCCGCGCTCGGGCGCTGGCGCCGGGTTGAGCCGGGCCGTGCCGCGATGATGCGGGCCGAACTCGAGAAGATCGCTGCCGTGCCCTCGCTCTCGCGCGATGTGCGCGAGCAGGTCACCAAGAGCCTTGGCTGA
- the pgeF gene encoding peptidoglycan editing factor PgeF, translating into MEAPEGIAREVDVARAGVLDLAGVAHGFLGRSGGVSTGEVAGLNVGYGSGDARELIDENRARAAAAVLPGAPLASVYQVHSAACVTLGDDLWPEAERPHADALVTRRAGVLLGILTADCAPVLFADPVAGVVGAAHAGWKGAIGGVTDSTIAAMEALGSRRGDIVAAVGPCIARRSYEVDEAFFQRFQAEDLANADFFAGGRAGHHQFDLEAYVAARLARAGLGRVEALGLDTYTAPERYYSFRRATHKGEASYGRQISLIGLT; encoded by the coding sequence ATGGAAGCGCCTGAGGGCATCGCACGCGAAGTCGACGTCGCGCGCGCGGGCGTGCTCGACCTTGCGGGCGTCGCCCACGGTTTCCTCGGACGCTCGGGCGGGGTCAGTACCGGCGAGGTGGCCGGGCTCAACGTGGGCTACGGTTCTGGCGATGCGCGCGAGCTGATCGACGAGAACCGGGCCCGCGCCGCCGCCGCGGTATTGCCCGGTGCGCCGCTCGCCAGTGTCTACCAGGTCCATTCGGCGGCCTGCGTCACGCTGGGCGACGATCTCTGGCCCGAGGCCGAGCGCCCTCACGCCGATGCACTGGTGACCAGGCGGGCGGGTGTCCTGCTCGGCATTCTCACCGCCGATTGTGCGCCCGTGCTCTTCGCCGACCCCGTCGCCGGTGTCGTGGGCGCCGCGCATGCCGGCTGGAAGGGCGCGATCGGCGGGGTGACCGACAGCACCATCGCCGCGATGGAAGCACTCGGCTCGCGCCGAGGCGATATCGTGGCCGCCGTGGGGCCGTGCATCGCGCGTCGCTCTTACGAGGTCGACGAGGCCTTTTTCCAGCGCTTCCAGGCCGAGGATCTCGCCAACGCCGATTTCTTTGCAGGGGGGCGTGCGGGCCATCACCAGTTCGACCTCGAGGCCTATGTGGCTGCACGTCTGGCACGCGCCGGGCTGGGGCGGGTCGAGGCACTCGGCCTCGATACTTACACTGCGCCCGAGCGCTATTATTCGTTCCGCCGGGCCACCCACAAGGGCGAGGCCAGTTACGGGAGACAGATCTCCTTGATCGGCTTGACCTAA
- the petA gene encoding ubiquinol-cytochrome c reductase iron-sulfur subunit encodes MAEQEGVRRRDFINVAAVSAAGVAGIGVVIPLVSQMSASADVLAASSTEVDISAIQQGQAIKAIFRKQPVFIRNLTQREIDEANKVDVSSLRDPQSLEERTKEGKANWLITMGVCTHLGCVPLGAGEGEPRGEFGGYFCPCHGSHYDTAARIRKGPAPLNLQVPEYEFTSDTVVTIG; translated from the coding sequence ATGGCAGAACAAGAGGGCGTGCGGCGGCGCGATTTCATAAATGTCGCGGCGGTTAGCGCGGCAGGGGTCGCCGGAATTGGGGTTGTCATTCCGCTGGTCAGCCAGATGTCGGCATCGGCCGACGTGCTGGCCGCGTCATCGACCGAAGTCGATATTTCCGCGATCCAGCAGGGCCAGGCGATCAAGGCGATCTTTCGCAAGCAGCCGGTCTTCATCCGCAATCTGACGCAGCGCGAGATCGACGAGGCCAACAAGGTCGACGTCTCCTCGCTGCGCGATCCGCAGTCGCTGGAAGAGCGTACCAAGGAAGGCAAGGCCAACTGGCTCATCACCATGGGTGTGTGCACGCACCTTGGCTGCGTGCCGCTCGGCGCCGGCGAGGGTGAACCGCGTGGCGAATTCGGCGGCTACTTCTGCCCCTGCCACGGCTCGCACTACGACACCGCCGCCCGTATCCGTAAGGGCCCCGCGCCCCTGAACCTGCAGGTTCCGGAATACGAATTCACGTCCGACACCGTCGTGACGATCGGCTGA
- a CDS encoding cytochrome b, giving the protein MSFPWAKQYTPSHPFMKWMDERLPLPRLVYNAVGSGYEVPRNLNYFWNFGFLAGLCLVLQIVTGIVMAMHYAANTEVAFDTIEHTVRDVNWGWLMRYAHANGASAFFVVIYIHIFRGFFYGSYKAPREMVWLLGVVIFLLMMATAFMGYVLPWGQMSFWGAKVITGLFSAIPFVGEPLQQWLLGGFAPDNAALNRFFSLHYLLPFVILGVVILHIWALHIPGSSNPTGIEVKSESDTVPFYPYYVAKDGWAIGVFAILYCAMVFFAPNYLGHPDNYIPANPMSTPAHIVPEWYFWPFYAILRAFTQDFFFIPAKLMGVLAMFGAILVWFFLPWLDKSPVRSGAFRPVFKWFFAILVVDMLVLFYCGGAPAEEPFVMISQLASFYYFAHFLIILPIVSAIEKPKALPFSITESVLGKDEDAALEPSA; this is encoded by the coding sequence ATGAGCTTTCCCTGGGCCAAGCAGTACACCCCGTCGCATCCCTTCATGAAGTGGATGGACGAGCGGCTTCCCCTCCCGCGTCTGGTCTACAACGCGGTCGGCAGCGGCTACGAGGTGCCTCGCAACCTCAACTACTTCTGGAACTTCGGGTTCCTGGCGGGGCTGTGCCTCGTGCTGCAGATCGTGACGGGTATCGTCATGGCCATGCACTATGCCGCGAATACCGAAGTCGCCTTCGATACGATCGAGCATACGGTGCGCGACGTGAACTGGGGCTGGCTGATGCGCTACGCGCACGCCAACGGCGCCTCGGCCTTCTTCGTCGTCATCTACATCCACATCTTCCGCGGCTTCTTCTACGGCTCGTACAAGGCCCCGCGCGAGATGGTGTGGCTGCTCGGCGTCGTCATCTTCCTGCTGATGATGGCCACCGCCTTCATGGGCTACGTGCTTCCCTGGGGCCAGATGAGCTTCTGGGGCGCCAAGGTCATCACCGGCCTGTTCAGCGCGATCCCCTTCGTGGGTGAGCCGCTGCAGCAGTGGCTGCTCGGCGGTTTCGCGCCGGACAATGCCGCTCTGAACCGCTTCTTCTCGCTGCACTACCTGCTGCCCTTCGTCATTCTGGGCGTGGTGATCCTGCATATCTGGGCGCTGCATATCCCGGGCTCGTCGAACCCGACCGGCATCGAGGTCAAGAGCGAGAGCGACACGGTTCCGTTTTACCCCTATTACGTCGCCAAGGATGGCTGGGCGATCGGCGTCTTCGCGATCCTGTACTGCGCGATGGTGTTCTTCGCGCCGAACTACCTCGGGCACCCGGACAACTACATTCCGGCCAACCCGATGTCGACGCCCGCACACATCGTGCCCGAATGGTACTTCTGGCCGTTCTACGCGATCCTGCGCGCCTTTACCCAGGACTTCTTCTTCATCCCGGCAAAGCTGATGGGCGTGCTGGCGATGTTCGGGGCGATCCTGGTGTGGTTCTTCCTGCCCTGGCTCGACAAGTCGCCGGTGCGCTCGGGCGCCTTCCGCCCGGTGTTCAAGTGGTTCTTCGCGATCCTCGTGGTCGACATGCTGGTGCTGTTCTACTGCGGCGGTGCGCCGGCTGAAGAGCCCTTCGTCATGATCAGCCAGCTCGCGTCGTTCTACTACTTCGCGCACTTCCTGATCATCCTGCCGATCGTTTCGGCCATCGAGAAGCCCAAGGCCCTGCCTTTCTCCATCACCGAGTCCGTACTCGGCAAGGACGAAGACGCGGCGCTTGAGCCCTCGGCCTGA
- a CDS encoding cytochrome c1 — MARILSILVGLFFTVALAWSFGVGFYTWATEPAQPTAEHEFHEHPKHVSFSSDGPFGTFDRQQLQRGFQVYQQVCAACHALKHVAFRDLEHIGYNEAEVKAIAAQFQIPKYDEMTGEVTTAEGTPTDYFPPVAYGGQGSPPDLSLITKARHDGGPYVYSLLTGYQDQPAELLEHFPDSKTPDGLYYNPYFANLNLAMPPPLMPDMVTYSDGTKATVDQMSKDVSAFLIWSAEPTLEKRRQTGWPILGFLLFATILGYMSYRNIWAGKKH; from the coding sequence ATGGCACGCATTCTCTCGATCCTCGTCGGGCTGTTCTTCACGGTGGCCCTGGCATGGTCCTTCGGTGTGGGCTTCTACACCTGGGCGACCGAGCCGGCGCAGCCGACGGCCGAGCACGAGTTCCACGAACACCCCAAGCACGTCAGCTTCTCGAGCGACGGCCCCTTCGGCACGTTCGACCGCCAGCAGCTGCAGCGCGGCTTCCAGGTCTACCAGCAGGTCTGTGCGGCCTGCCACGCGCTCAAGCACGTCGCTTTCCGCGACCTCGAGCACATCGGCTACAACGAGGCCGAGGTTAAGGCGATCGCCGCGCAGTTCCAGATCCCCAAGTACGACGAGATGACCGGCGAGGTGACCACCGCAGAGGGCACCCCGACCGACTACTTCCCGCCGGTCGCCTATGGTGGCCAGGGCTCGCCGCCGGATCTCTCGCTGATCACCAAGGCGCGTCATGACGGTGGACCTTACGTCTACTCGCTGCTGACCGGCTATCAGGATCAGCCCGCCGAACTGCTCGAGCACTTCCCGGACTCCAAGACGCCGGACGGGCTTTACTACAACCCGTACTTCGCCAACCTCAACCTGGCGATGCCGCCGCCGCTGATGCCCGATATGGTCACCTATTCGGATGGCACCAAGGCCACCGTCGACCAGATGTCCAAGGACGTATCGGCGTTCCTCATCTGGAGCGCGGAGCCCACGCTGGAAAAGCGCCGCCAGACCGGCTGGCCGATCCTCGGCTTCCTGCTCTTCGCGACGATCCTGGGCTACATGTCCTACCGCAACATCTGGGCCGGCAAGAAGCACTGA
- a CDS encoding adenine phosphoribosyltransferase: MTPEDLKPLIRTIPDFPKPGILFRDVTTLMGDARGFAGAVELLAEKVSACGGEAIAGIEARGFIFGAAVAARLGLGFIPVRKPGKLPVPVLAIDYALEYGTDTLEVDPDAVGEGRRVVLMDDLLATGGTALAAAELLRRAGGDVREALFLVDLPELGGAARLREAGIAVEALIDFPGH, translated from the coding sequence GTGACCCCCGAAGACCTCAAGCCGCTGATCCGCACGATCCCCGATTTCCCCAAGCCGGGCATCCTGTTCCGCGACGTGACCACCTTGATGGGCGATGCGCGCGGCTTCGCGGGTGCGGTCGAGCTGCTCGCCGAGAAGGTCAGCGCCTGCGGCGGCGAGGCGATTGCCGGGATCGAGGCGCGCGGCTTCATCTTCGGCGCCGCCGTCGCCGCCCGGCTGGGGCTTGGTTTCATCCCGGTGCGCAAGCCCGGCAAGCTGCCGGTTCCGGTCCTCGCCATCGACTACGCGCTCGAATACGGCACCGACACGCTTGAGGTCGATCCGGACGCGGTGGGCGAAGGGCGCCGGGTGGTGCTGATGGACGATCTGCTCGCCACCGGCGGCACCGCGCTCGCCGCCGCCGAACTGCTGCGCCGTGCCGGGGGCGACGTGCGCGAGGCGCTTTTCCTTGTCGACCTGCCCGAACTGGGCGGGGCCGCGCGGCTGCGCGAGGCGGGCATCGCGGTCGAGGCCCTGATCGACTTTCCCGGCCACTGA
- a CDS encoding M14 family metallopeptidase has product MTQTRFYPIGTPGEPWGEKERDEWRATQPQRRSYATDVLPRVEALANRFEVVPYGALDYAGEQYPLFALRSTPHDPALPTALVTGGVHGYETSGVMGALEFLETRAADYAGRANLVVVPCVSPWGYERINRWNYDAIDPNRNFRADSPAAECRALIALVAGQPGPFLMHIDLHETTDSDESEFRPALSARDGENYEPDTIPDGFYLVDDGEAPQPAFQQAIIAAVARVTHIAPADAQGNIIGSPVVAPGVIEYPASKAAMCASVTAARFKTTTEVYPDSPRATPEQCNAAQVAAVCAGLDYALENA; this is encoded by the coding sequence ATGACCCAGACCCGCTTCTACCCGATCGGCACCCCCGGCGAGCCCTGGGGCGAGAAGGAGCGCGACGAGTGGCGCGCGACCCAGCCGCAGCGGCGCTCCTATGCCACCGACGTCCTGCCGCGCGTCGAGGCGCTGGCCAATCGCTTCGAGGTCGTGCCCTACGGCGCGCTCGACTATGCTGGCGAGCAATACCCGCTCTTCGCACTGCGCAGCACGCCTCACGATCCGGCCCTGCCGACCGCGCTCGTGACCGGCGGGGTGCATGGCTACGAGACCAGCGGCGTGATGGGCGCGCTCGAATTCCTCGAAACCCGCGCTGCCGACTATGCGGGCCGCGCCAACCTCGTCGTCGTGCCTTGCGTCAGCCCCTGGGGCTACGAGCGGATCAACCGCTGGAACTACGACGCGATCGATCCCAACCGCAATTTCCGGGCGGACAGTCCGGCCGCGGAGTGCCGCGCGCTGATCGCGCTCGTCGCGGGGCAACCCGGTCCGTTTCTCATGCATATCGACCTGCACGAGACCACCGACAGCGACGAGAGCGAGTTCCGCCCCGCGCTCAGCGCACGCGACGGCGAGAACTACGAGCCCGACACCATCCCCGACGGCTTCTACCTCGTCGATGACGGCGAGGCGCCGCAGCCCGCCTTCCAGCAGGCGATCATCGCCGCGGTTGCGCGCGTCACGCACATTGCACCTGCCGACGCGCAGGGCAACATCATCGGCTCGCCGGTCGTGGCTCCCGGCGTGATCGAGTATCCCGCGAGCAAGGCCGCGATGTGCGCTTCGGTCACCGCTGCGCGCTTCAAGACCACCACCGAGGTCTACCCCGACAGTCCCCGTGCGACACCCGAGCAATGCAATGCAGCGCAAGTCGCGGCAGTCTGTGCCGGCCTGGATTACGCACTCGAAAATGCCTGA
- a CDS encoding malonyl-CoA decarboxylase domain-containing protein, with protein MATTRTGSSATSGTATASATGSQRRGALDLLMKSSLGKLLRRIGGSAPKTSGDGLLELADALLSVRGRASGPALAAGFFDHYEGCSKAARKEFLGAIHGLHPADSGAIDAAIERWNAHRDEAAARALHAASEAPSRALINQLNLAPQGTRKLIAMREDLLDAAGGKPKGGLAALDRELESAFTSWFNAGFLELRRIGWDSPAVLLERIIRYEAVHTIQGWDDLRRRVEPADRRCYGFFHPQMPEDPLIFVEVALTETLPGAIHQVIAETRKEVPAREANCAIFYSISNCQKGLKGIPFGNHLIKRVVSLLKEDLPQLKTFATLSPVPGFAKWLAAEQEGKAVLPGASELRTLAARYLLTAKGRGLQPRDPVARFHLGNGARLEAIHANADLSPNGLRQSHGIMVNYLYDLDYIEANSFALNESGTIAAAKSLRALIEEKPADKGQKGTGRFSGKAAGSESVALA; from the coding sequence ATGGCAACGACACGAACCGGATCATCTGCCACCAGCGGCACGGCGACGGCGTCAGCGACAGGGAGCCAGCGGCGCGGGGCGCTCGACCTGCTGATGAAGTCGAGCCTTGGCAAGTTGCTGCGCCGTATCGGCGGCAGCGCCCCCAAGACTTCGGGCGATGGGCTGCTCGAACTCGCCGATGCTCTGCTCTCGGTGCGCGGGCGGGCTTCGGGGCCTGCGCTCGCTGCCGGCTTCTTCGATCACTACGAGGGATGCTCCAAGGCTGCACGAAAGGAATTCCTCGGCGCGATCCACGGTCTGCACCCCGCCGACAGCGGCGCGATCGACGCGGCGATCGAGCGCTGGAATGCGCACCGCGACGAGGCGGCGGCGCGCGCACTCCATGCCGCGAGCGAGGCGCCCAGCCGTGCGCTCATCAATCAGCTCAACCTCGCCCCGCAAGGGACGCGCAAGCTGATCGCCATGCGCGAGGATCTGCTCGATGCCGCAGGCGGCAAGCCCAAGGGCGGCCTTGCTGCCCTCGACCGCGAGCTGGAAAGCGCCTTTACCTCGTGGTTCAACGCGGGCTTCCTCGAGCTGCGCCGGATTGGCTGGGATTCGCCCGCCGTGCTGCTCGAGCGCATCATTCGCTACGAGGCGGTGCACACGATCCAGGGCTGGGATGACCTGCGCCGCCGGGTCGAGCCTGCCGACAGGCGCTGCTACGGCTTCTTCCACCCGCAGATGCCCGAGGACCCGCTCATCTTCGTTGAGGTGGCGCTGACCGAGACGCTGCCCGGCGCGATCCACCAGGTCATCGCCGAGACCCGCAAGGAAGTGCCTGCGCGCGAGGCGAATTGCGCGATCTTCTACTCGATCAGCAATTGCCAGAAGGGATTGAAGGGCATCCCATTCGGCAACCACCTCATCAAGCGCGTGGTCAGCCTGCTCAAGGAGGACCTGCCCCAGCTCAAGACTTTCGCGACGCTCAGCCCGGTGCCCGGTTTTGCCAAGTGGCTTGCTGCCGAACAGGAGGGCAAGGCGGTGCTGCCGGGCGCGTCCGAGCTGCGCACGCTCGCCGCGCGCTATCTGCTCACAGCCAAGGGGCGCGGGCTGCAGCCGCGCGATCCGGTCGCGCGCTTTCACCTTGGCAACGGGGCGCGGCTCGAGGCAATCCACGCCAATGCCGATCTCTCGCCCAATGGCCTTCGCCAGAGCCACGGCATCATGGTCAACTACCTCTACGACCTCGACTATATCGAGGCCAACAGCTTCGCGCTCAACGAGAGCGGGACGATTGCCGCCGCGAAATCGCTGCGCGCGCTGATCGAGGAGAAGCCGGCCGACAAGGGCCAGAAGGGCACAGGGCGTTTCTCGGGCAAGGCTGCGGGCAGCGAGAGCGTGGCCCTGGCCTGA
- a CDS encoding ArsR/SmtB family transcription factor: MIRIKAHMRSIAYGAAMAQHVDELLAVLAELTRLRALQIVWVGDEHSVCDLMGRLDVTQSRMSRHMQRLKKAGLVVDRRDGQWVRYRKCTALPDGWVAIIERVLDTLPTCSEALDHKKAA; the protein is encoded by the coding sequence TTGATCCGCATCAAGGCGCATATGCGCTCCATCGCATATGGTGCAGCCATGGCACAGCACGTCGACGAACTCCTCGCCGTCCTGGCAGAGCTCACGCGACTGCGTGCGCTTCAGATCGTCTGGGTTGGCGATGAACACAGTGTGTGCGACCTCATGGGCCGCCTCGACGTGACGCAATCGCGCATGTCGCGGCACATGCAGCGCCTGAAGAAGGCAGGACTGGTGGTCGATCGCCGGGATGGGCAATGGGTCCGGTATCGCAAGTGCACCGCGCTCCCCGACGGGTGGGTGGCCATTATCGAACGTGTCCTCGATACACTGCCGACTTGCTCCGAAGCCCTCGACCACAAGAAGGCTGCATGA
- a CDS encoding permease — protein MNTLSASLGQARKSQSVWFVGIALALAAWFAVYAQLQPLSRWLVARMPIRPDSHLAASVEFFFYDTPKVLMLLTLVVFAMGVVRSFFSPERTRALLAGKREGLGNIAAAHLGIVTPFCSCSAVPLFVGFVSAGVPLGVTFSFLIAAPMVNEIALGLLFALVGWQVALTYLAFGLGVAIVSGWVIGRLHLEGWLEPWVREVQAADVNFVDEHIRWSDRFEAGWEAVKEIVGKIWYWLIAGIAAGAFIHGYVPAALLSGIMGADAWWSVPAAILLGIPMYSNAAGIIPVIEALLGKGAALGTVLAFMMSVIALSLPEMIILRKVLSIKLIGVFIAVVGSGILAVGYLFNALYS, from the coding sequence ATGAACACGCTTTCTGCATCCCTTGGCCAGGCCCGGAAGTCTCAGTCCGTGTGGTTCGTCGGCATTGCCCTCGCGCTCGCTGCGTGGTTCGCGGTCTATGCGCAGTTGCAGCCGTTGTCCCGGTGGCTCGTGGCCCGGATGCCGATCAGGCCGGACAGTCATCTTGCCGCTTCGGTCGAATTCTTCTTCTACGATACGCCCAAGGTCCTGATGCTCCTGACACTGGTGGTCTTCGCCATGGGCGTGGTGCGCAGCTTCTTTTCACCCGAACGGACCCGCGCTCTGCTCGCGGGCAAACGCGAGGGGCTTGGCAACATCGCAGCTGCGCATCTGGGCATCGTGACGCCGTTTTGTTCCTGCTCGGCTGTGCCCCTGTTCGTCGGCTTCGTGTCGGCAGGCGTTCCGCTCGGTGTGACGTTTTCGTTCCTGATTGCGGCTCCCATGGTCAACGAGATCGCACTGGGACTGTTGTTTGCGCTCGTGGGCTGGCAGGTCGCCCTTACCTATCTCGCCTTTGGCCTTGGCGTGGCCATCGTCTCGGGCTGGGTGATCGGCCGGCTGCACCTTGAAGGCTGGCTCGAGCCCTGGGTGCGCGAAGTTCAGGCCGCGGACGTGAATTTCGTGGATGAACATATTCGCTGGAGCGACAGGTTCGAGGCCGGTTGGGAAGCCGTGAAGGAGATCGTCGGCAAGATCTGGTACTGGTTGATCGCCGGAATTGCCGCCGGAGCGTTTATCCATGGCTATGTGCCGGCAGCCCTGCTTTCCGGAATCATGGGCGCTGACGCCTGGTGGTCCGTTCCGGCTGCCATCCTGCTGGGTATTCCCATGTACTCCAACGCAGCCGGGATCATTCCCGTGATCGAGGCACTGCTCGGCAAGGGGGCTGCGCTGGGCACCGTCCTGGCCTTCATGATGTCGGTGATCGCTCTGTCGCTTCCCGAAATGATCATCTTGCGCAAGGTCCTCAGCATCAAGCTGATCGGCGTGTTCATTGCCGTCGTAGGCTCAGGTATCCTTGCCGTGGGTTACCTTTTCAACGCGCTCTATTCCTGA
- a CDS encoding thioredoxin family protein — translation MKDIKVLGPGCKRCQATQEMVEAAAKELGCDIAIDKVTDYAEMARYGIVSTPGIVIDGKLVHSGGLPKEDDLKRWLQS, via the coding sequence ATGAAAGACATCAAGGTGCTCGGCCCCGGTTGCAAACGGTGTCAGGCCACGCAGGAAATGGTCGAGGCCGCCGCGAAGGAGCTCGGGTGCGACATCGCGATCGATAAGGTCACCGACTACGCCGAAATGGCGAGGTACGGTATCGTGTCGACACCGGGCATCGTGATCGATGGCAAGCTCGTGCATTCCGGCGGGTTGCCGAAGGAAGACGATCTAAAGCGCTGGCTTCAGTCCTGA